A genomic region of Pelodiscus sinensis isolate JC-2024 chromosome 1, ASM4963464v1, whole genome shotgun sequence contains the following coding sequences:
- the ARHGAP31 gene encoding rho GTPase-activating protein 31, protein MKNKGAKQKLKRKGAAGAFGCDLTEHLESSGQDVPYVLRSCAEFIETHGIVDGIYRLSGVTSNIQKLRQEFGSDQCPDLTREVYLQDIHCVGSLCKLYFRELPNPLLTYELYKKFTEAVSRCPEEEQLSQIQNVIQELPPSHYRTLEYLIRHLTHLASFSNMTNMHTRNLALVWAPNLLRSKEIEAVGCNGDAAFLEVRVQQLVIEFILNHVDQIFNNNISTSSMENDETVPIVKSLTLPSTSLPMKLVSLEEAQARSLSACHPARKERRENSLPEIVPVTGSFFHTVVDLPDSKRKLSSKSKKWKSIFNLGRSGSDSKSKLSRNGSVFVRGQKLSEKATIRPAKSMDSLCSVPVEGEDETGRFKRTVAAGGFFIPVMKTQTGGASSSGDLSKKSDWECEGLPAGAEGGSELSGDKAAPRAAQARPPPEQLKVFRATEDPESEQTSPKTCRMFYTSDTAAKSGFPSSLFPLEASPRHQRKALNISEPFAVSVPLRVSAVISTNSTPCRMPAKDKPALSSLEESSALGPDSTTPIALEGDGQPRPEQTTDWEEKQPRAEAAAGSTTEELMAAKKPEVLETPKAAMENQEVLGVGSSTSGRHAPAQNPDLKQTPVCPAGLHSAGKIKQGQLMMQENPTEGDSQQQETPRVKGEEALFLRELAEDDAASALLEPLWPEIQQELRIIESEEELSFLPAEVPKTSPSQQRVHSALTPESFASSQTDGISSGDVLAMTVAKQETPARTPQVTSQLPLFDATSKEIAKEPGGLQGHKPEVAAQCGCAPHTPELDTALPGTASPKNHLVAQDISSDLLPPHQDQKLSDEQKLIENPLKENVSDTREHKEEGNTALFPREKDGVAGGQDGVRIQQGKPDGMTAGDGQISSHRASGAGAQQPKEGSRAKRAQDSFDHEEEEAGADNVQGFELVEPWEDHQWITSPLHSPTFKSLQEKAMQDFQSPSYSVERGFSARPRFSRSFSLDSKDLMLSVWSIQPPFTSAAEERPCSGPSSGTRELLETQPISPLRPSHLEQVETGLSPREASLELEASSDALSSKTEPAAGRLLASCEELCTAPLSEPGEKEVGGSKKNPQDLMPELPFPHCNTPDGFLQAKKLDEDPSRPQGAPPTGAALTQGLHSANESQLSNNKNEDVPWKVRTRPSSLNLESLLPTPDFFMFETLGVPTSPGNPLCVQKEVKSSDSVPSLPSAYPDRNKGNPWGSHFDPRELDLDYMAVAHAATGRRNSAPVSVSAVRTSFMVKLCQARAVPVIPPKIQYTQVPQPLQTQNTDRDIPALLGKKETEAHSASRQPHRAAWEQLEPPKSPQVEKKAKEEKENSDPAQMGATSSRQGNLTPLPDLSLSSCNSTQEAPVLRRKRTSEGETAGDSPQSSKMERPSGISKPSYRSRPGRPQSLILFSPPFPIMDHPSSSTDSRVLLSPIRSPSQINSPNTICGELSGNLQITPEGVTLRNKMTIPKNGQRLETSTSCFYQPQRRSVILDGRSGRQIE, encoded by the exons TCCCTTACGTGCTGAGGAGCTGTGCTGAGTTCATTGAGACTCATGGCATTGTGGATGGAATCTACCGGCTTTCTGGAGTGACATCCAACATACAGAAGTTGAG GCAGGAGTTTGGCTCCGATCAATGCCCAGACCTGACAAGGGAAGTTTACCTCCAGGACATTCACTGTGTGGGGTCACTCTGCAAGCTGTACTTCAGGGAGCTGCCAAACCCCCTCCTCACTTATGAGCTCTACAAGAAATTCACG GAGGCAGTATCTCGCTGCCCGGAAGAGGAGCAATTGTCCCAAATTCAAAATGTCATCCAGGAGCTTCCGCCATCACATTACAG GACACTGGAATACCTGATCAGGCATCTGACTCACCTGGCCTCCTTCAGCAACATGACCAACATGCACACAAGGAACCTGGCCCTAGTGTGGGCACCCAATCTCCTCAG GTCCAAGGAAATCGAGGCAGTCGGCTGCAATGGAGATGCAGCTTTCCTAGAGGTGCGAGTCCAGCAGTTGGTAATTGAGTTTATCTTGAACCATGTGGATCAGATCTTCAACAACAACATCTCGACCAGTTCCATGGAGAATGATG agaCAGTGCCCATTGTGAAGAGTCTGACCCTGCCCTCTACCTCTCTGCCTATGAAACTGGTGAGCCTGGAAGAAGCTCAGGCACGGAGTCTGTCAGCCTGCCATCCTGCCCGTAAGGAGAGACGAGAGAACAGCCTGCCTGAAATTGTCCCAGTCACTGGATCCTTCTTCCACACTGTCGTCGACCTACCCGACAGCAA GAGAAAATTGTCCAGCAAATCCAAGAAATGGAAGTCAATATTTAACCTGGGCCGGTCTGGATCAGATTCAAAGTCAAAACTGAGTCGAAATGGGAGTGTGTTTGTGAGAGGGCAGAAACTCTCTG aaaaagCAACTATTCGACCTGCTAAAAGCATGGACTCACTGTGCTCCGTGCCTGTAGAAG GGGAGGATGAGACAGGCCGGTTCAAACGCACTGTCGCCGCTGGCGGGTTTTTCATCCCAGTGATGAAAACGCAGACGGGAGGCGCAAGCAGCTCTGGCGACCTCAGCAAGAAGAGTGATTGGGAGTGTGAGGGGCTCCCAGCGGGGGCGGAGGGCGGCTCCGAGCTCAGTGGGGACAAAGCTGCCCCCAGGGCCGCCCAAGCGAGACCGCCCCCTGAACAATTGAAGGTGTTTCGGGCCACGGAGGACCCCGAGAGCGAGCAGACCTCCCCAAAGACATGCCGCATGTTCTACACCTCCGACACTGCTGCCAAATCAGGCTTCCCCAGCAGCCTCTTCCCTTTAGAAGCCTCTCCTCGGCACCAGCGCAAAGCCCTGAACATCTCGGAGCCCTTCGCCGTCTCCGTGCCCCTTCGGGTGTCTGCAGTCATCAGCACCAACAGCACCCCGTGCCGCATGCCTGCCAAGGACAAGCCTGCCCTCTCCAGCCTGGAGGAATCATCCGCTCTGGGGCCGGACAGCACCACTCCCATAGCACTGGAAGGGGATGGCCAGCCCAGGCCTGAACAGACcacagactgggaggagaagcagcctAGGGCCGAGGCTGCAGCAG GTTCTACTACTGAAGAACTGATGGCAgctaagaagcctgaagtctTGGAAACTCCAAAGGCAGCAATGGAAAACCAGGAAGTATTAGGCGTTGGCAGCAGCACCAGTGGCAGGCATGCCCCGGCGCAGAACCCTGACTTAAAACAGACACCGGTATGCCCGGCAGGCCTGCATTCAGCAGGGAAGATCAAGCAAGGCCAGCTCATGATGCAGGAAAACCCCACAGAGGGagacagccagcagcaggagacaCCAAGGGTTAAAGGAGAGGAGGCCTTGTTTCTGAGAGAGCTG GCTGAAGATGATGCTGccagtgccctgctggaaccgctGTGGCCGGAGATTCAACAGGAGCTCAGAATTATCGAATCTGAAGAGGAACTTTCATTCCTGCCTGCAGAAGTCCCCAAGACAAGCCCTTCTCAGCAAAGAGTGCACTCAGCCCTCACTCCTGAATCCTTTGCTTCATCCCAAACAGACGGCATCTCTTCTGGTGATGTGCTTGCCATGACAGTGGCCAAACAGGAAACTCCAGCCAGAACCCCCCAGGTCACATCTCAGTTGCCTTTATTTGATGCCACTTCCAAAGAAATAGCAAAGGAGCCAGGTGGTCTCCAGGGTCATAAACCTGAAGTGGCAGCACAGTGTGGCTGTGCTCCTCACACACCCGAACTGGATACTGCCCTGCCTGGGACAGCTTCTCCAAAGAACCATCTCGTGGCGCAGGATATCAGCAGTGATCTTCTGCCTCCTCACCAAGACCAGAAGCTTTCTGATGAGCAGAAGCTCATTGAGAatcctttaaaagaaaatgtctcaGATACCAGAGAACACAAGGAAGAAGGCAACACTGCCCTATTTCCCAGGGAAAAGGATGGCGTTGCTGGAGGCCAGGATGGAGTCCGGATCCAGCAGGGGAAGCCTGACGGAATGACTGCAGGAGATGGCCAGATCTCATCCCACAGGGCAAGTGGAGCTGGAGCTCAGCAGCCCaaggagggcagcagggctaagAGAGCCCAGGACTCTTTCGACCATgaagaggaggaggcaggggcagataaCGTCCAGGGCTTTGAGCTGGTCGAGCCCTGGGAGGATCACCAGTGGATCACCAGTCCGCTCCATTCCCCCACCTTCAAGAGCCTCCAGGAAAAGGCAATGCAGGACTTTCAGTCACCGAGCTACAGCGTGGAGAGGGGCTTTTCCGCTAGGCCACGGTTCAGTCGCAGCTTTTCTCTGGATAGCAAAGACTTGATGCTGAGTGTGTGGAGTATCCAACCGCCTTTCACGAGCGCAGCTGAAGAGCGCCCATGTAGTGGCCCCAGCTCGGGGACCAGGGAGCTTTTAGAAACGCAGCCAATCTCACCACTCAGGCCAAGCCACCTTGAGCAAGTGGAGACCGGTCTGAGTCCTCGAGAGGCGTCTTTAGAGCTAGAGGCCTCAAGTGATGCCCTCAGCAGCAAgacagagcctgcagcagggagGCTGCTAGCCAGCTGTGAGGAACTGTGCACTGCCCCTCTTTCAGAGCCaggggagaaggaggtgggtggcagcaaaaaaaaccctcaggacTTGATGCCTGAGCTGCCTTTTCCACACTGTAATACCCCAGATGGATTCTTGCAGGCAAAGAAACTAGATGAAGATCCATCCAGGCCTCAGGGCGCTCCCCCCACAGGAGCTGCCCTCACCCAAGGGCTGCATTCTGCCAACGAGTCGCAGCTGAGTAACAACAAAAACGAAGACGTGCCCTGGAAAGTGAGAACTAGGCCATCATCTCTCAACTTGGAGTCGCtcctgcccacccctgatttCTTCATGTTTGAGACCCTGGGTGTGCCCACCTCGCCTGGAAACCCCCTGTGTGTGCAGAAAGAAGTGAAGAGCAGCGATTCTGTCCCGTCACTGCCTTCTGCCTACCCTGACAGGAACAAAGGCAACCCCTGGGGTTCGCACTTCGATCCCCGGGAGCTAGACCTGGATTACATGGCAGTGGCCCATGCTGCCACTGGGCGTCGTAACTCTGCCCCTGTGAGTGTGTCGGCAGTGAGGACCTCTTTCATGGTTAAGTTGTGCCAAGCCAGAGCTGTGCCAGTGATACCTCCCAAGATTCAGTACACACAGGTCCCACAGCCGCTACAGACTCAGAACACGGATCGTGACATCCCTGCATTGCTGGGGAAGAAGGAAACAGAAGCCCACTCAGCCAGCAGGCAGCCCCACCGAGCAGCTTGGGAACAGCTGGAACCCCCAAAGAGCCCTCAGGTAGAGAAAAAAgccaaggaggagaaagaaaacagTGACCCAGCGCAAATGGGTGCAACATCTTCTAGGCAGGGCAACCTTACCCCCCTGCCAGATCTCTCCCTCTCCAGTTGTAATTCCACCCAGGAGGCACCTGTGCTGCGCCGAAAGCGCACTTCAGAGGGTGAGACCGCAGGAGACAGCCCCCAGTCCTCAAAAATGGAGAGGCCATCAGGGATTTCCAAGCCTTCCTACAGATCCAGACCAGGAAGGCCTCAGAGCCTTATCCTCTTCAGCCCACCCTTCCCCATCATGGACCATCCATCTTCCTCAACAGACTCCAGGGTGCTGTTATCACCCATAAGAAGCCCCTCTCAGATCAACTCTCCAAACACCATTTGTGGCGAGCTGTCAGGGAACCTGCAGATAACGCCTGAGGGGGTCACTCTGCGGAACAAAATGACCATCCCCAAAAATGGCCAGAGACTGGAGACCTCCACCAGCTGCTTTTACCAGCCCCAGAGGAGGTCAGTGATTCTGGATGGGAGAAGTGGGAGGCAGATAGAATAA